In Chiloscyllium plagiosum isolate BGI_BamShark_2017 chromosome 18, ASM401019v2, whole genome shotgun sequence, a single genomic region encodes these proteins:
- the LOC122558846 gene encoding transforming protein RhoA isoform X2: protein MAAIRKKLVIVGDGACGKTCLLIVFSKDQFPEVYVPTVFENYVADIEVDGKQVELALWDTAGQEDYDRLRPLSYPDTDVILMCFSIDSPDSLENIPEKWTPEVKHFCPSVPIILVGNKKDLRNDEHTRRELAKMKQEPVKPEEGKEMVTKICAYGYMECSAKTKDGVREVFEMATRAALQAKRPRHKAFCSVL, encoded by the exons ATGGCTGCCATACGCAAAAAACTGGTTATAGTTGGTGATGGTGcctgtgggaaaacatgtctACTCATCGTCTTCAGTAAAGATCAGTTTCCTGAGGTGTATGTTCCAACAGTTTTTGAAAATTATGTAGCAGATATTGAAGTGGATGGAAAACAG GTTGAACTGGCACTTTGGGACACGGCAGGACAGGAAGATTATGATCGGCTTAGGCCTCTCTCCTATCCAGATACAGACGTTATTCTAATGTGTTTTTCTATTGATAGCCCTGACAGTTTAG AAAATATCCCTGAGAAATGGACCCCAGAAGTGAAACACTTTTGCCCTAGTGTGCCAATTATTCTCGTCGGGAACAAAAAAGATCTGAGAAATGATGAGCACACACGGAGAGAATTGGCAAAAATGAAGCAG GAACCTGTAAAACCCGAAGAAGGCAAAGAGATGGTCACCAAGATTTGCGCATATGGATACATGGAATGCTCAGCAAAAACTAAAGATGGAGTGAGAGAAGTTTTTGAAATGGCCACACGGGCTGCCTTGCAAGCTAAGCGCCCGAGGCATAAGGCCTTTTGCAGTGTTCTATAA
- the LOC122558846 gene encoding transforming protein RhoA isoform X1, with protein MMAAIRKKLVIVGDGACGKTCLLIVFSKDQFPEVYVPTVFENYVADIEVDGKQVELALWDTAGQEDYDRLRPLSYPDTDVILMCFSIDSPDSLENIPEKWTPEVKHFCPSVPIILVGNKKDLRNDEHTRRELAKMKQEPVKPEEGKEMVTKICAYGYMECSAKTKDGVREVFEMATRAALQAKRPRHKAFCSVL; from the exons A TGATGGCTGCCATACGCAAAAAACTGGTTATAGTTGGTGATGGTGcctgtgggaaaacatgtctACTCATCGTCTTCAGTAAAGATCAGTTTCCTGAGGTGTATGTTCCAACAGTTTTTGAAAATTATGTAGCAGATATTGAAGTGGATGGAAAACAG GTTGAACTGGCACTTTGGGACACGGCAGGACAGGAAGATTATGATCGGCTTAGGCCTCTCTCCTATCCAGATACAGACGTTATTCTAATGTGTTTTTCTATTGATAGCCCTGACAGTTTAG AAAATATCCCTGAGAAATGGACCCCAGAAGTGAAACACTTTTGCCCTAGTGTGCCAATTATTCTCGTCGGGAACAAAAAAGATCTGAGAAATGATGAGCACACACGGAGAGAATTGGCAAAAATGAAGCAG GAACCTGTAAAACCCGAAGAAGGCAAAGAGATGGTCACCAAGATTTGCGCATATGGATACATGGAATGCTCAGCAAAAACTAAAGATGGAGTGAGAGAAGTTTTTGAAATGGCCACACGGGCTGCCTTGCAAGCTAAGCGCCCGAGGCATAAGGCCTTTTGCAGTGTTCTATAA